From Aspergillus chevalieri M1 DNA, chromosome 4, nearly complete sequence, a single genomic window includes:
- a CDS encoding sugar porter family MFS transporter (COG:G;~EggNog:ENOG410PMTI;~InterPro:IPR005829,IPR005828,IPR003663,IPR036259, IPR020846;~PFAM:PF00083,PF07690;~TransMembrane:12 (i49-76o96-116i123-141o147-171i183-201o221-238i314-335o355-374i381-400o420-441i462-478o484-512i);~go_component: GO:0016020 - membrane [Evidence IEA];~go_component: GO:0016021 - integral component of membrane [Evidence IEA];~go_function: GO:0022857 - transmembrane transporter activity [Evidence IEA];~go_process: GO:0055085 - transmembrane transport [Evidence IEA]), protein MSSVTPPSYRQVPQLDPGDPGFLTPDATVAIPSSTSNDHAVARKAAFRIYWLTAVLCCGGALFGYDSGVIGGVLTFDSFQNDLNFTSDDKTRVSSIAVGIQQAGALIGCFAVWPLTNRGGRRLAMMVCSGIFCAGVVLETIRSGTLMTFYMGRTICGLGIGGSATIIPIYLGEMSPKEIRARLGSCYQFTFTIGILISYWVDYAVAKLLPSSSSKQWQIPMALQLVPGALMGLGMLTLHESVRWLLFHNANNHTQNKVLEEQAWASLAWVRGGGTDEVHAEFNTIKTGVETELQTRADFHLSELITHKPNLHRLFLGFTIFLAQQSTGATALAYFGPQFFAMLVGPGDKNLLLTGVFGGVKAVACFVFVVFIAERFGRKPCLIYGALVMSVCMVITAFVVKAHPPPEPLSPSSTSSDEGGIPTAGLITVLLIYLNIIAFNLSWGPLPWPCISEIFPTRIREPGVAFGVASQWLFNFLWSSTTPYIMAGIGWATFLLFGILDLLFAGFVIGFLMETKGKSLEEITALFDGPSYLLLGEEDDGFKRSDREEQVPLRS, encoded by the exons ATGTCTTCAGTTACGCCGCCTTCATATCGTCAAGTTCCCCAGTTGGATCCTGGTGATCCGGGGTTTCTGACCCCTGATGCTACTGTCGCTATACCTAGTAGTACTAGTAATGACCATGCTGTTGCTCGAAAGGCCGCTTTCCGGATATACTGGCTCACTGCTGTGCTTTGCTGTGGTGGGGCATTATTCGGATATGACTCTGGAGTCATTG GCGGCGTCCTCACATTTGATTCTTTCCAAAATGACTTGAACTTCACAAGCGACGATAAAACTCGCGTCAGCTCTATAGCAGTGGGTATCCAGCAAGCCGGTGCCCTCATCGGTTGCTTTGCCGTATGGCCATTGACAAACCGCGGCGGACGACGATTAGCCATGATGGTGTGCTCGGGGATTTTCTGTGCAGGCGTGGTACTTGAAACGATTCGTTCAGGGACGTTGATGACGTTTTATATGGGTCGTACGATCTGCGGACTTGGGATCGGGGGCTCTGCGACTATTATCCCTATTTACCTAGGTGAGATGAGTCCGAAGGAGATCCGGGCGAGACTCGGGAGTTGCTACCAATTCACCTTTACTATTGGGATATTAATTTCGTATTGGGTGGATTATGCTGTCGCCAAGTTGCTgccgtcgtcctcgtcaaaACAATGGCAGATTCCTATGGCTCTGCAGCTCGTCCCTGGGGCCTTGATGGGCCTGGGAATGCTAACCCTGCATGAAAGCGTCCGTTGGCTTTTATTCCACAACGCCAATAATCACACGCAAAATAAAGTTCTGGAGGAGCAAGCTTGGGCTAGCCTCGCCTGGGTCCGTGGTGGAGGCACGGACGAAGTCCACGCCGAATTCAATACTATCAAAACCGGTGTCGAAACCGAACTGCAGACCCGCGCCGACTTCCACCTTTCAGAACTTATCACCCATAAACCAAACCTCCACCGTCTATTTCTGGGATTCACCATCTTCCTCGCCCAGCAGTCCACCGGCGCCACGGCTCTTGCCTATTTTGGCCCGCAGTTTTTTGCCATGCTCGTTGGTCCAGGAGACAAGAATCTTTTACTAACCGGCGTGTTTGGTGGTGTGAAAGCTGTTGCTTGCTTCGTGTTTGTGGTTTTCATCGCGGAGAGATTCGGACGTAAACCTTGTCTTATTTACGGCGCGCTGGTCATGTCTGTTTGTATGGTCATTACCGCGTTCGTTGTTAAGGCGCATCCGCCACCAGAACCACTTTCGCCTTCGTCGACATCATCCGATGAGGGGGGGATACCAACAGCTGGTCTCATAACAGTCCTTCTCATTTATCTCAACATTATTGCGTTCAACCTCTCCTGGGGCCCGCTTCCTTGGCCCTGCATATCGGAGATCTTCCCCACCCGCATCCGTGAGCCGGGTGTCGCCTTCGGTGTCGCCTCCCAGTGGCTCTTCAATTTTCTCTGGTCCTCTACTACGCCGTACATCATGGCGGGTATCGGATGGGCCACGTTCCTGCTCTTTGGCATATTGGATCTGCTGTTTGCTGGATTCGTTATCGGCTTTCTCATGGAGACCAAGGGGAAGTCGTTGGAGGAGATTACGGCGCTATTTGATGGACCGTCGTATCTTCTATTgggcgaagaagatgatggcTTCAAGAGATCAGATCGAGAGGAGCAGGTTCCTCTACGGTCATAG
- a CDS encoding putative iron-regulated transporter (COG:P;~EggNog:ENOG410PFX2;~InterPro:IPR009716,IPR036259;~PFAM:PF06963;~TransMembrane:9 (o55-78i186-204o210-232i278-304o316-335i347-365o371-394i415-432o438-460i);~go_component: GO:0016021 - integral component of membrane [Evidence IEA];~go_function: GO:0005381 - iron ion transmembrane transporter activity [Evidence IEA];~go_process: GO:0034755 - iron ion transmembrane transport [Evidence IEA]), translated as MSPEETEESLMESSSVAELLLPGPDSESPRSSKRVLVRLYISHFLSTWNSRMFEFGAVLFLASIFKGTLLYASVYALVRSLAAVVCSSWLGSVVDRASRLGAVRQSIVWQRVPVAASCACFVVLLDTVTTPTIVSHGLFVGVALLACVEKLAAMANTVSVERDWAVVISDSLEVSRQDLNAYMRRIDLFCKLLAPVFISLLDGLSTKAAIWTVFGMNAVSVVIEYGAIAQVYKAVPKLARNENGDNMLEESESSTHSLVGYIKQTTIIPWREYTSHSVFLASFSLSLLYLTVLSFGATMVTYLLHTGFSPLEVSGMRIGSVVAELSGTWAAPFIMDRIGPIRSGLWFLNWQSCCLAAAAAGYIFLDASSRMVAVTLIVGVSLSRIGLWGFDLAVQFMVQEGIEEHARARFSSTEMALQNVFELLSFATTIIFPRPEQFKYPVLISYGAIVLAVICFAGYVRKERGHLLHLSKLCYGGDKMQRLNNSLNLRHS; from the exons ATGTCGCCAGAAGAGACTGAAGAATCGCTAATGGAGAGCTCAAGCGTTGCAGAGCTATTACTGCCAGGCCCGGATTCAGAATCTCCCCGATCATCTAAGCGGGTTTTGGTCCGGCTCTACATCTCGCACTTTTTATCAACATGGAACTCGCGCATGTTTGAATTCGGAGCTGTGCTGTTTCTGGCGTCTATATTTAAAGGGACGCTGCTGTATGCCTCCGTTTATGCGCTAGTTCGTTCGCTGGCTGCCGTGGTGTGCTCGTCCTGGTTGGGATCGGTAGTGGATCGGGCGAGTCGATTAGGTGCTGTTCGACAATCTATTG TTTGGCAAAGAGTGCCCGTTGCTGCATCATGTGCATGCTTTGTGGTCCTTCTGGATACGGTGACAACGCCCACAATCGTGTCTCATGGCTTGTTCGTTGGAGTCGCCTTGCTGGCCTGCGTGGAGAAATTGGCTGCCATGGCTAATACCGTTTCTGTCGAGCGTGACTGG GCCGTCGTGATATCAGATAGTCTGGAGGTATCGAGACAAG ATTTGAATGCATATATGAGGCGCATAGATCTCTTTTGCAAATTGCTGGCACCGGTGTTTATCTCCCTCTTGGATGGACTGTCAACGAAGGCTGCTATTTGGACTGTTTTTGGAATGAATGCCGTTAGCGTTGTGATAGAATATGGCGCTATTGCACAG GTATACAAAGCAGTCCCGAAACTGGCACGGAATGAGAACGGTGACAATATGCTGGAAGAAAGCGAATCCTCTACACACAGCTTAGTCGGCTACATCAAACAAACCACAATTATTCCATGGCGAGAATATACCTCTCATTCCGTATTCCTCGCCTCATTTTCCCTGAGCCTACTCTACCTAACCGTGCTCTCGTTTGGCGCAACCATGGTCACTTATTTGCTCCACACCGGCTTCAGTCCTCTCGAGGTTAGCGGTATGCGAATTGGCTCTGTGGTTGCAGAGCTTTCCGGTACTTGGGCAGCTCCATTTATCATGGACCGAATCGGACCCATTAGATCCGGCTTGTGGTTCCTCAACTGGCAATCTTGTTGCTTGGCCGCTGCCGCGGCGGGTTATATCTTTCTCGATGCCAGCTCCCGGATGGTAGCAGTTACTTTGATTGTTGGCGTTTCTTTGAGCCGAATCGGCCTCTGGGGCTTTGATCTTGCGGTTCAATTTATGGTTCAGGAG GGCATTGAGGAACATGCCCGTGCTCGATTCTCTTCTACTGAGATGGCACTGCAGAACGTTTTCGAGCTCCTGTCCTTTGCGACGACCATTATCTTTCCTCGACCGGAGCAGTTCAAGTATCCGGTGTTAATCAGTTATGGTGCTATTGTGCTGGCTGTCATCTGCTTCGCCGGATATGTTCGAAAGGAGCGAGGGCATCTGCTGCACCTGTCGAAGTTATGCTACGGGGGTGATAAGATGCAGAGGTTGAACAATTCTTTAAATTTACGGCATAGCTAG
- the YML6 gene encoding mitochondrial 54S ribosomal protein uL4m (BUSCO:EOG09264NNY;~COG:J;~EggNog:ENOG410PNBG;~InterPro:IPR002136,IPR013005,IPR023574;~PFAM:PF00573;~go_component: GO:0005840 - ribosome [Evidence IEA];~go_function: GO:0003735 - structural constituent of ribosome [Evidence IEA];~go_process: GO:0006412 - translation [Evidence IEA]), with protein MPGSEALRMFRWLSRSPGFFARPEATTIRCLSTSVSRSTTTEAQPSTEYLTREAPVTSHPLLNPEPVKATAYHFPSMEPLRFVEYSRNHLLMPLRKDILHRAVVYEGDKTRQGSANTKWRDEVHGSHRKLHPQKGTGRARVGNKQSPIRKGGGVAFGPKPRDFSSELPRKIYDQAWRIALSYRYKRGQLIILDNEISIPEDATPHLITDMFKANNWGREFGRSTLITEHLDEHLFSTVREVGQHAKILDRPDVDVKDILETGRLIIEKKALDRLLATHSRDLNSKPARALY; from the exons ATGCCGGGAAGCGAGGCTCTTCGCATGTTCCGGTGGCTCTCGCGGAGTCCCGGATTTTTTGCCAGGCCCGAGGCGACAACG ATACGATGCCTTTCTACTTCCGTGTCGCGATCGACGACCACCGAGGCACAGCCTTCGACTGAATATCTCACCAGAGAAGCCCCAGTCACCTCGCATCCGTTGTTGAACCCCGAGCCCGTCAAGGCTACCGCATACCATTTCCCCTCTATGGAACCCCTCCGTTTCGTCGAATACTCGAGAAACCACCTCCTGATGCCCCTCCGGAAAGACATTTTGCACCGAGCAGTCGTATACGAAGGTGACAAGACCCGACAAGGTAGCGCGAACACCAAGTGGAGGGACGAAGTGCACGGAAGCCACCGAAAATTGCATCCGCAAAAGGGAACAGGTCGGGCACGTGTTGGTAACAAGCAGTCGCCTATCCGGAagggtggtggtgttgccTTTGGTCCTAAGCCCCGCGATTTCTCCTCCGAGCTCCCGCGGAAGATTTACGACCAGGCATGGCGGATTGCCCTCAGTTACCGGTACAAGCGGGGCCAGCTGATTATCCTGGACAACGAGATTTCGATTCCTGAGGACGCAACGCCGCATCTGATTACGGATATGTTCAAGGCCAACAACTGGGGACGGGAGTTTGGCCGCTCTACGCTGATTACGGAACATTTGGATGAGCATCTATTCTCGACTGTTCGCGAGGTGGGACAGCACGCGAAGATATTGGACCGCCCGGATGTCGATGTTAAGGATATTTTGGAGACTGGCCGATTGATTATCGAGAAGAAGGCGCTGGACCGGCTGCTGGCTACGCATTCGAGGGATTTGAACAGCAAACCCGCGCGGGCTCTGTATTGA
- a CDS encoding ankyrin repeat domain-containing protein (COG:M;~EggNog:ENOG410PJJV;~InterPro:IPR002110,IPR036770,IPR020683;~PFAM:PF13857,PF12796,PF00023,PF13637,PF13606;~go_function: GO:0005515 - protein binding [Evidence IEA]), giving the protein MGRPCSSKLSRLNEDFKIDLAKSPALRDAWFSRTAMEGQIEVLKYLLYQHGADHTPVIEGSYAAIHGAAWCGHKEVVQFLLGTRRIDVNSKDENGMTALSWAVLGDRQEVVQLLLSTDQVDVNSTGDLGGTPLSYAATHGHKEIARLLLGMNQINVDSEDFMAMTPLRWAAKEGHKEMVRVLLETGQADVNTKSEENGWCYTALEWAIENNDEGVARLLLDLGQVENGHLLDALSFAASRSNKKKVLLLLDTEHFEFNSLAENGGAPLRYAAEGKDEEIVQMLLDAGRLDPNGKDKDGRTALHAAARFGRIGNVQLLLKSGRVDINSKDEDGCTPLDLATKNRHKEVIPLLHAA; this is encoded by the coding sequence ATGGGAAGACCATGCAGCAGCAAGTTATCCCGCCTTAATGAAGATTTCAAGATTGATCTTGCTAAGTCACCGGCATTACGCGATGCTTGGTTTTCCCGGACGGCCATGGAAGGACAAATTGAGGTGTTGAAATATCTACTGTATCAACATGGAGCCGATCACACACCAGTGATCGAGGGTAGCTATGCAGCAATACACGGGGCTGCTTGGTGTGGACATAAGGAGGTCGTTCAATTTCTGCTGGGAACACGTCGAATCGATGTCAACTCGAAAGATGAAAACGGCATGACAGCACTGTCATGGGCTGTTTTGGGTGATCGTCAGGAGGTTGTTCAGTTGCTGCTTAGCACAGATCAGGTTGATGTCAATTCAACGGGTGATCTTGGCGGCACCCCATTGTCATATGCTGCTACACACGGCCATAAGGAAATCGCTCGATTGCTGTTGGGCATGAATCAGATCAATGTCGACTCGGAGGACTTCATGGCCATGACACCATTGAGATGGGCCGCTAAGGAGGGCCATAAGGAGATGGTTCGGGTGTTGTTAGAGACAGGTCAGGCTGATGTCAACACGAAAAGCGAAGAAAATGGGTGGTGCTATACGGCATTAGAATGGGCCATTGAGAATAACGATGAGGGAGTTGCTCGGCTCCTGCTTGACCTAGGTCAGGTCGAGAATGGCCATTTACTCGATGCCTTgtcatttgctgcttcaCGTAGCAATAAGAAGAAGGTCCTACTGCTGTTGGATACTGAACATTTTGAGTTCAACTCTCTGGCTGAAAATGGCGGTGCACCGCTGAGGTATGCTGCGGAGGGAAAGGATGAGGAAATCGTTCAGATGCTGCTGGACGCAGGTCGGCTTGACCCGAATGGGAAGGATAAAGACGGTCGGACAGCACTACATGCTGCTGCTCGATTTGGCCGTATAGGAAATGTCCAACTACTGCTGAAGTCAGGTCGAGTTGATATCAACTCAAAAGATGAAGACGGTTGTACACCGCTAGATTTGGCCACGAAAAATCGTCACAAAGAGGTCATCCCGTTGCTACATGCAGCATGA
- a CDS encoding mitochondrial 37S ribosomal protein mS47 (BUSCO:EOG0926213Q;~COG:I;~EggNog:ENOG410PFPY;~InterPro:IPR029045,IPR032259,IPR018376;~PFAM:PF16113,PF00378;~go_function: GO:0003824 - catalytic activity [Evidence IEA];~go_function: GO:0003860 - 3-hydroxyisobutyryl-CoA hydrolase activity [Evidence IEA]), whose product MLLRNSLCRFSTPSSWISRASPSIAMPLRAKVTNPAFGVTAKMSTLAELTKPQEGDETDDVLFNSLYGVRLVELNRPAKFNALNGSMARKILPRLKEWEKSELANVIMVSGAGEKALCAGGDVAALALQNEQGIEGQKKSSDFFGLEFRLDHAIAGYKKPYISVMDGVTMGGGVGLSVHAPFRIATERTLFAMPETTIGYFPDVGGSFFLSRLDGEIGTYLALTSERLKGVQSLYAGIATHYIDSSVLGNMTQRLSELVFKDYSSLRERLDLVNQTISEFSTGLPSIQEQPILLAGNLRNAIDRCFQYNSVEEIFQALEREAEQKEWAQKTLETLSSRSPTSLKVALRALRLGRRWTIDETFQREHGIAAHFMRHPDFVEGVKARLMSKPPRQASWQPATLSEVTDEYVASFFKLPEGESRMELFGDAEFREYPHAQYALPSEQEIERFVRDTSKDRNETVNQFVSKWGQKEGVKEKVAEVLARRTVSDGKGGLKWD is encoded by the exons ATGTTACTTCGAAACAGTCTCTGCCGGTTCTCTACGCCGTCGAGCTGGATCTCGCGGGCTTCTCCATCCATTGCCATGCCTCTTCGCGCCAAAGTGACCAACCCGGCTTTCGGAGTTACTGCCAAG ATGTCGACGCTGGCAGAGCTCACCAAACCCCAAGAAGGGGACGAAACCGACGATGTCCTCTTCAATTCTCTCTACGGTGTTCGATTGGTCGAATTGAACCGACCTGCGAAGTTCAACGCCTTAAACGGTTCGATGGCACGGAAGATTCTCCCCAGATTGAAG GAATGGGAGAAATCCGAATTGGCGAATGTGATCATGGTTTCTGGCGCCGGGGAGAAAGCTCTCTGCGCAGGAGGAGATGTTGCTGCTCTGGCTCTGCAGAATGAGCAGGGTATCGAGGGACAGAAGAAGTCGTCGGATTTCTTTGGACTCGAATTCCGCCTCGACCACGCTATCGCGGGCTACAAGAAACCTTACATATCCGTCATGGACGGCGTTACTATGGGGGGTGGTGTCGGTCTCAGTGTGCACGCTCCTTTCCGGATTGCGACAGAGCGGACATTGTTCGCCATGCCCGAGACCACCATTGGATATTTCCCAGACGTTGGAGGCTCTTTCTTCCTGTCTCGTCTTGACGGTGAGATTGGAACCTACTTGGCTCTGACTTCGGAGCGTTTGAAGGGCGTGCAGTCCTTGTACGCCGGCATTGCTACCCACTACATTGACTCAAGCGTTTTGGGCAACATGACGCAACGTCTGTCAGAGCTGGTCTTCAAGGACTACTCCAGCTTGCGGGAGCGACTGGATCTGGTCAACCAGACTATCTCCGAATTCTCAACGGGCCTGCCCTCCATCCAGGAGCAGCCTATTCTTCTGGCCGGAAACCTGCGGAATGCCATCGACCGCTGCTTCCAGTACAACAGTGTGGAGGAGATCTTCCAGGCTCTCGAGAGAGAAGCGGAGCAGAAGGAATGGGCGCAGAAGACTCTGGAGACCCTGTCCAGCCGGTCTCCCACGTCTCTCAAGGTGGCTCTCCGCGCACTGCGCTTGGGCAGGAGATGGACTATCGACGAGACCTTCCAGCGTGAGCATGGGATTGCGGCACACTTCATGAGACACCCGGACTTTGTGGAGGGCGTCAAGGCCCGACTCATGTCCAAGCCGCCGCGCCAGGCCTCGTGGCAGCCCGCGACTCTCAGTGAAGTGACCGACGAGTATGTTGCCTCGTTCTTCAAGCTGCCTGAGGGCGAGTCTCGGATGGAACTATTTGGTGATGCCGAGTTCCGGGAATACCCTCATGCCCAGTACGCTCTTCCCTCTGAACAGGAGATCGAGCGGTTTGTCCGGGATACATCGAAAGACCGAAACGAGACGGTCAACCAATTCGTCAGCAAATGGGGTCAGAAGGAAGGCGTGAAGGAGAAGGTCGCCGAGGTTCTCGCTCGTCGGACGGTCAGCGACGGAAAGGGAGGATTGAAGTGGGACTAA
- a CDS encoding Zn(II)2Cys6 transcription factor (COG:S;~EggNog:ENOG410PHDB;~InterPro:IPR036864,IPR021858,IPR001138;~PFAM:PF00172,PF11951;~go_function: GO:0000981 - DNA-binding transcription factor activity, RNA polymerase II-specific [Evidence IEA];~go_function: GO:0008270 - zinc ion binding [Evidence IEA];~go_process: GO:0006355 - regulation of transcription, DNA-templated [Evidence IEA]), translating into MEPPRARGTGRSGPRRRTGCLTCRSRKVRCDEAKPHCANCTRLRLGCIYDQFFFGRVMPRRRSRTATVSESDSSGTPGPPLVPAAEAPATVSVEETSTIGTPGRANVNFLDTVLRADEQRQREFGTGDNAGGSGLTGPFDMLGFIGEITSELGQKQLNILNGVSDFVSPTLASSGEQQTSINDGFPTEPIDGIHAETPEVSVSEDGTQATYEEQLLMYFLEIESLPTIFGPVNMEWKYARPALLSQSLDSYPLLNAVYCYADVHKAIMEGKRWKLAPTYHRRASLGIQECILGDVDESILKRVFAAVFLLMLSELLSSPDLCRPGTSFLHSAYLLLQRFRNRTKPWTGLAHLTVSWVSLLDVKALIAGRDGDPLIELGQLSEPNLSWHADNSSMHSARAKEPNGDKDLLSRPGYLIYDAIAGPVFRFYIQAQQVIRRIIYIDLHHRSRGTLSDEFEVLQIAHKVGADLETLWNRRPRVLDIYDKPEELFDTLSPPVAIEICRTFRQYVANFLASFIYLHRVAFAIYPRTDRVHGAVDQIIQLARVETAQQEQGNLVPMSFIWPLFVAGLEGSLEQRRWIVQEMRRMAENAAAPQQRHPNATQALMLLAEMTRRQDESRTGADSRCVRRELFADSFVMI; encoded by the exons ATGGAG CCCCCAAGAGCACGGGGAACAGGCCGCTCCGGCCCGCGCAGACGAACAGGCTGCTTGACCTGCAGATCGCGAAAGGTTCGATGCGACGAGGCGAAACCACACTGCGCCAATTGTACTCGACTCCGGCTGGGATGTATCTACGACCAATTCTTTTTCGGGAGGGTCATGCCGCGACGGCGGAGTAGGACTGCCACTGTTTCGGAGAGCGATAGCTCAGGGACTCCGGGCCCACCGCTAGTACCGGCAGCAGAGGCACCAGCGACGGTGTCAGTCGAAGAGACGTCGACAATCGGGACTCCGGGACGTGCGAATGTTAATTTCTTGGACACAGTGCTACGAGCGGACGAGCAGCGACAGCGGGAATTCGGGACAGGCGATAATGCTGGAGGGTCGGGTCTGACAGGACCATTTGATATGCTTGGTTTCATTGGGGAGATAACATCTGAGTTGGGACAAAAGCAGTTGAATATCCTTAATGGGGTTTCGGATTTTGTCAGTCCGACGTTGGCCAGTTCTGGCGAGCAGCAGACATCGATAAATGATGGGTTCCCGACAGAACCCATAGACGGAATTCATGCAGAGACACCCGAGGTGTCAGTTTCAGAGGACGGGACTCAAGCGACATACGAGGAACAATTGCTAATGTACTTTCTGGAAATCGAGTCGCTTCCAACGATCTTTGGACCGGTCAATATGGAATGGAAGTACGCGCGTCCAGCTCTGCTATCGCAGTCGCTAGACTCTTATCCGCTGTTGAATGCCGTATATTGCTATGCGGATGTGCACAAGGCGATCATGGAGGGGAAACGATGGAAATTGGCACCGACGTATCATCGGCGAGCCAGCCTGGGCATCCAAGAATGTATCCTGGGAGACGTGGACGAGTCAATACTGAAGAGGGTATTTGCGGCAGTGTTTCTGCTCATGCTGTCTGAG CTGCTCTCTTCCCCCGATTTGTGCCGTCCCGGGACCTCGTTTCTGCACTCTGCATATCTACTGCTCCAACGATTCCGCAATCGAACAAAGCCATGGACCGGACTGGCGCACCTGACAGTGTCGTGGGTTTCCTTGCTGGATGTCAAGGCATTAATCGCAGGCCGCGATGGCGATCCTCTTATCGAATTGGGCCAACTTTCGGAGCCTAATCTGAGTTGGCATGCGGATAATAGCAGCATGCATTCTGCACGAGCAAAGGAACCCAACGGTGACAAAGATCTACTTTCGAGGCCGGGCTATCTCATTTATGATGCTATCGCGGGACCCGTATTCCGATTCTACATCCAAGCGCAGCAAGTCATCCGGCGCATAATCTACATCGATCTTCACCACCGTAGCCGCGGGACACTCTCTGACGAATTCGAAGTCTTGCAGATTGCACACAAGGTCGGCGCAGACCTCGAAACGCTCTGGAACCGTCGGCCGCGGGTGCTGGACATATATGACAAACCGGAAGAACTGTTTGACACACTGAGCCCGCCTGTTGCCATCGAGATCTGTCGTACATTCAGACAGTACGTAGCCAACTTCCTTGCCAGTTTCATCTACCTGCATCGAGTTGCGTTTGCTATCTACCCCCGGACAGACCGAGTGCATGGTGCAGTGGACCAGATCATCCAGCTAGCAAGAGTTGAGACTGCTCAGCAAGAGCAGGGAAACTTGGTGCCAATGAGCTTCATCTGGCCATTATTTGTGGCCGGCTTGGAAGGGTCGTTAGAGCAGCGAAGGTGGATTGTACAGGAGATGCGACGGATGGCTGAAAACGCGGCTGCACCGCAGCAGAGACATCCCAACGCGACGCAGGCGCTGATGCTGCTAGCAGAGATGACACGGCGGCAGGATGAGTCTCGGACGGGCGCGGACTCGCGATGCGTAAGACGGGAATTGTTTGCTGATTCTTTCGTAATGATATGA